Part of the Xanthomonas sp. SI genome is shown below.
GCTGCGGCACCCATTTGGGGCTGACGAAACTGGTCGCCTCGATGCTGCGCAGGCCGGTGCGCGACAGCCGCGCGATCAGCTCGATCTTGTCGGCGGTGGCGACCCAGGCCTTCTCGTTCTGCAGGCCGTCGCGCGGTCCCACTTCTACCAGGCGGACGAAGTCGCTCATCGGCGGCACCTGCAGCGCGTCGCGCAAGCGGGCGCGATCGGCAGAGGCCGCGCGGGGCAAGGCGGAAACGGCGAATTGGCGGTCACATGCATTCCTTGGAGTGGACGGCTGCGCGCCGTCGCCGAGCGGCGCAGGCCGCCGCCCGCGCGAAGTGCGATCGTCAGTGCAGGGCGCCGCTCAGGCGCTCGCCGGCCGCTGGCAGACCGCTTCGATGTTGTGCCCATCCGGATCCAGCAGGAAGGCGCCGTAGTAGTTGGGGTGGTAATGCGGCCGCAGCCCGGGCGCGCCATTGTCGCGACCGCCGGCGGCGAGCCCGGCGCGATGGAAGGCATCCACCTGGGCTCGGTCGGCGGCGACGAAGGCCAGATGCAATCCGCCGCCGGTAGCCGTGGCGCCATCGGTGAGCCAGACGCTGGGCTTGCCGTCGCGGCCGAAACCGATGTGGCGGCGATCGCCGCTCTGCTCGGCGCTCACCTCCATCACGATGTCCAGCCCGAGCGCGGTCAGCGCGGCGCGGTAGAACGCCAGGCTGCGCTCCAGCTCGACGCAGCGCAGGCCGATGTGATCGAGCGGGCTCACCAGAATCCCAGCCAGTTGGGGTCGCGCTTGTCCAGGAACGCGCTCAGACCTTCCTGGCCTTCGGCCGAGACCCGCAGCCGCGCGATCAGCGCCGCGTTGTCGCGGTCCAGCGTGGCGTTGTCGCCGCCGGCGGCGACCCGGCGCACCAGTGCCTTGGCCCCGGCGGCGGCGAGCGGGCCGGCCTGGCCGAGCAGCTCCACCTGGCGCTGCACCGCCGCGTCCAGCGCGGTCGGCGCCACCGTCTGGTGCACCAGGCCGATCTGGGTGGCGGTGGCCGCATCGAACGCTTCGGCGCTGGCAAACCAGCGCCGCGCCTGGCGCGCGCCGATCGCGGCGATCACATATGGCGAA
Proteins encoded:
- a CDS encoding VOC family protein, translated to MSPLDHIGLRCVELERSLAFYRAALTALGLDIVMEVSAEQSGDRRHIGFGRDGKPSVWLTDGATATGGGLHLAFVAADRAQVDAFHRAGLAAGGRDNGAPGLRPHYHPNYYGAFLLDPDGHNIEAVCQRPASA